One window of the Vigna radiata var. radiata cultivar VC1973A chromosome 1, Vradiata_ver6, whole genome shotgun sequence genome contains the following:
- the LOC106773295 gene encoding subtilisin-like protease SBT6.1 isoform X2 yields the protein MATIPHQWNTFSLSLLILSVTLFQNLTPNSSPPPPNYIVAFRHYAAVDSHRAYLESALRPEGWRWIPRQNPAAQFPTDFGLVAIEDSGVVDEIRKLGSVKYVSLDASYKRGLMTMDQRRNKKVGAFEDGTKKRPGKIFTAMSFCEAEEDEKSVGNHSSSIKWGRELMMQRSQVTSMFGAEDLWAKGYTGAKVKMAIFDTGIRADHPHFRNIKERTNWTNEDTLNDNLGHGTFVAGVIAGVDSECLGFAPDTEIYAFRVFTDAQVSYTSWFLDAFNYAIATNMDVLNLSIGGPDYLDLPFVEKIWEITANNIIMVSAIGNDGPLYGTLNNPADQSDVIGVGGIDYSDHIASFSSRGMSTWELPHGYGRVKPDIVAYGRDIMGSKISAGCKSLSGTSVASPVVAGVVCLLVSVIPESERKSILNPASMKQALVEGAAKLSGPNMYEQGAGRVDLLASYEILKSYKPRTSIFPSVLDYTDCPYTWPFCRQPLYAGAMPVIFNATILNGMGVIGYIESPPTWHPFDEEGNLLSIHFTYSEIIWPWTGYLALHMQIKEEGAQFSGKIEGNVTLKVSSPPAQGEKDPQVSICVLQLKLKVVPTPQRSKRILWDQFHNIKYPPGYIPRDSLDVRNDILDWHGDHLHTNFHIMFNMLRDAGYYIETLGSPLTCFDARHYGTLLLVDLEDEYFPEEIEKLKDDVVNTGLGLAVFAEWYNVDSMVKMRFFDDNTRSWWTPVTGGANIPALNDLLAPFGIAFGDKILSGDFSLLGEQNRYASGTNIVRFPRDGYVHSFPLDSSENGATQSVLLTSGSTKADSPILGLVVMGEGRIAVYGDSNCLDSSHMITNCFALLRKILDFTSEDVRDPTLFSDSIKQDSPLYEADNRLPSRRTDVTTCK from the exons ATGGCCACCATTCCTCACCAATGGAATACCTTTTCACTCTCTCTCCTCATTCTCTCCGTCACCCTCTTCCAAAACCTAACCCCCAATTCCTCTCCTCCCCCTCCCAATTACATCGTTGCCTTCCGCCACTACGCCGCCGTCGACAGCCACCGCGCCTACCTCGAATCCGCCCTCCGCCCTGAGGGATGGCGCTGGATCCCGCGCCAGAACCCGGCGGCGCAGTTCCCAACTGATTTCGGGCTGGTGGCCATCGAGGATTCCGGGGTGGTAGACGAGATTCGGAAACTGGGGTCGGTTAAATACGTGAGCTTGGACGCGAGCTACAAGAGGGGTTTGATGACGATGGATCAGAGACGCAACAAGAAGGTTGGGGCGTTCGAGGATGGGACGAAGAAGCGCCCCGGTAAGATCTTCACTGCGATGTCGTTTTGCGAGGccgaagaagatgaaaaaagtGTTGGCAATCACAGCAGTTCCATCAAGTGGGGGCGAGAATTGATGATGCAG AGATCACAAGTTACTTCAATGTTTGGGGCTGAGGATCTCTGGGCGAAAGGGTACACTGGTGCCAAGGTCAAGATGGCTATATTTGATACTGGCATTCGGGCTGATCACCCTCATTTTCGTAACATCAag GAGCGTACTAATTGGACCAATGAAGATACGTTGAATGATAATCTTGGACATGGGACTTTTGTTGCGGGTGTAATTGCTGGTGTAGATTCTGAGTGCCTTGGTTTTGCACCAGACACAGAGATTTATGCATTTCGGGTGTTCACTGATGCACAG GTATCATATACATCATGGTTCCTTGATGCCTTCAACTATGCAATTGCAACCAATATGGATGTGTTAAATTTGAGCATAGGTGGACCTGATTACTTGGATCTCCCGTTTGTTGAAAAG ATATGGGAGATAACagcaaataatataatcatggTTTCTGCAATTGGAAATGATGGACCACTTTAtggaactttgaacaatccaGCTGATCAAAGTGATGTTATTGGTGTTGGTGGTATTGACTATAGTGACCATATAGCCTCCTTTTCCTCACGTGGCATGAGTACGTGGGAGCTTCCTCATGG TTATGGCCGTGTAAAGCCAGACATAGTTGCATATGGACGGGACATTATGGGATCAAAAATTAGTGCAGGCTGTAAAAGCTTATCAGGAACTAGTGTTGCAAGTCCTGTAGTTGCTGGTGTTGTATGTTTGCTTGTCAGTGTCATTCCTGAATCTGAGAGAAAAAGTATCTTAAACCCAGCAAGCATGAAACAAGCATTGGTTGAGGGTGCTGCAAAGCTTTCTGGGCCTAACATGTATGAGCAGGGTGCTGGCAGAGTTGATCT GTTAGCATCGTATGAGATTCTTAAGAGCTACAAACCTAGGACGAGCATATTTCCCAGTGTTCTTGATTATACAGATTGTCCTTACACATGGCCATTTTGTCGTCAGCCACTCTATGCAGGTGCCATGCCTGTCATCTTCAATGCCACCATTTTGAATGGAATGGGTGTGATTGGATACATTGAAAGTCCACCAACATGGCACCCTTTTGATGAAGAAGGGAATCTTCTAAGCATACATTTTACTTATTCGGAGATAATTTGGCCTTGGACTGGTTATTTGGCTCTTCACATGCAGATCAAGGAAGAAGGTGCACAGTTTTCTGGTAAGATTGAAGGTAATGTAACTCTTAAGGTTTCTAGCCCTCCAGCTCAAGGAGAGAAGGACCCTCAAGTTAGCATTTGTGtgcttcaattaaaattaaaagtggtACCAACACCACAACGATCTAAACGAATTTTGTGGGATCAGTTTCACAATATCAAATACCCACCTGGATATATTCCTAGAGATTCCTTGGACGTTCGTAATGACATTCTTGATTGGCACGGGGATCATCTACATACAAATTTTCACATCATGTTCAACATGTTACGAGATGCTGGTTACTATATTGAAACACTTGGTTCTCCTCTTACATGTTTTGATGCTCGGCATTATGGTACACTTTTGTTGGTGGATCTTGAGGATGAGTACTTTCCTGAGGAGattgaaaaactaaaagatGATGTTGTAAATACTGGATTGGGATTAGCTGTCTTTGCTGAGTGGTATAATGTAGATTCCATGGTAAAGATGAGATTCTTTGATGACAATACACGGAGCTGGTGGACGCCAGTCACTGGAGGTGCTAACATTCCTGCACTTAATGATCTTTTGGCTCCATTTGGGATTGCTTTTGGAGATAAGATTTTGAGTggtgatttttcacttttggGTGAGCAGAATCGATATGCATCTGGGACAAATATAGTGAGGTTTCCAAGGGATGGTTATGTGCATAGCTTTCCCTTAGATAGTTCAGAAAATGGAGCCACACAGAGTGTACTGCTAACTTCTGGCTCAACCAAG GCAGATTCTCCAATTCTTGGTCTCGTGGTAATGGGCGAAGGTCGCATAGCTGTGTATGGAGACTCCAATTGTTTGGATAGCAGTCATATGATAACAAATTGTTTTGCCCTTTTGAGGAAAATACTGGATTTTACCAGTGAAGATGTTAGAGATCCAACACTTTTCTCCGATTCAATTAAACAAGACTCTCCTTTATATGAAGCTGACAATCGATTGCCATCCCGCAGAACTGAT GTTACAACTTGCAAGTAA
- the LOC106773295 gene encoding subtilisin-like protease SBT6.1 isoform X1, which produces MATIPHQWNTFSLSLLILSVTLFQNLTPNSSPPPPNYIVAFRHYAAVDSHRAYLESALRPEGWRWIPRQNPAAQFPTDFGLVAIEDSGVVDEIRKLGSVKYVSLDASYKRGLMTMDQRRNKKVGAFEDGTKKRPGKIFTAMSFCEAEEDEKSVGNHSSSIKWGRELMMQRSQVTSMFGAEDLWAKGYTGAKVKMAIFDTGIRADHPHFRNIKERTNWTNEDTLNDNLGHGTFVAGVIAGVDSECLGFAPDTEIYAFRVFTDAQVSYTSWFLDAFNYAIATNMDVLNLSIGGPDYLDLPFVEKIWEITANNIIMVSAIGNDGPLYGTLNNPADQSDVIGVGGIDYSDHIASFSSRGMSTWELPHGYGRVKPDIVAYGRDIMGSKISAGCKSLSGTSVASPVVAGVVCLLVSVIPESERKSILNPASMKQALVEGAAKLSGPNMYEQGAGRVDLLASYEILKSYKPRTSIFPSVLDYTDCPYTWPFCRQPLYAGAMPVIFNATILNGMGVIGYIESPPTWHPFDEEGNLLSIHFTYSEIIWPWTGYLALHMQIKEEGAQFSGKIEGNVTLKVSSPPAQGEKDPQVSICVLQLKLKVVPTPQRSKRILWDQFHNIKYPPGYIPRDSLDVRNDILDWHGDHLHTNFHIMFNMLRDAGYYIETLGSPLTCFDARHYGTLLLVDLEDEYFPEEIEKLKDDVVNTGLGLAVFAEWYNVDSMVKMRFFDDNTRSWWTPVTGGANIPALNDLLAPFGIAFGDKILSGDFSLLGEQNRYASGTNIVRFPRDGYVHSFPLDSSENGATQSVLLTSGSTKADSPILGLVVMGEGRIAVYGDSNCLDSSHMITNCFALLRKILDFTSEDVRDPTLFSDSIKQDSPLYEADNRLPSRRTDVNFSAYSAIVDKELICGTDTRFEIWKTKGYNLQVRGRNRRLPGYPIIDLGRGFNSSSGTSNIKQTKLNVRRKDDSLGNRYLGLFYGDEPDAPVLVVGHWLVPFVVALTGILLLSFWRIRQKRRRRRKGSSSGRLANIV; this is translated from the exons ATGGCCACCATTCCTCACCAATGGAATACCTTTTCACTCTCTCTCCTCATTCTCTCCGTCACCCTCTTCCAAAACCTAACCCCCAATTCCTCTCCTCCCCCTCCCAATTACATCGTTGCCTTCCGCCACTACGCCGCCGTCGACAGCCACCGCGCCTACCTCGAATCCGCCCTCCGCCCTGAGGGATGGCGCTGGATCCCGCGCCAGAACCCGGCGGCGCAGTTCCCAACTGATTTCGGGCTGGTGGCCATCGAGGATTCCGGGGTGGTAGACGAGATTCGGAAACTGGGGTCGGTTAAATACGTGAGCTTGGACGCGAGCTACAAGAGGGGTTTGATGACGATGGATCAGAGACGCAACAAGAAGGTTGGGGCGTTCGAGGATGGGACGAAGAAGCGCCCCGGTAAGATCTTCACTGCGATGTCGTTTTGCGAGGccgaagaagatgaaaaaagtGTTGGCAATCACAGCAGTTCCATCAAGTGGGGGCGAGAATTGATGATGCAG AGATCACAAGTTACTTCAATGTTTGGGGCTGAGGATCTCTGGGCGAAAGGGTACACTGGTGCCAAGGTCAAGATGGCTATATTTGATACTGGCATTCGGGCTGATCACCCTCATTTTCGTAACATCAag GAGCGTACTAATTGGACCAATGAAGATACGTTGAATGATAATCTTGGACATGGGACTTTTGTTGCGGGTGTAATTGCTGGTGTAGATTCTGAGTGCCTTGGTTTTGCACCAGACACAGAGATTTATGCATTTCGGGTGTTCACTGATGCACAG GTATCATATACATCATGGTTCCTTGATGCCTTCAACTATGCAATTGCAACCAATATGGATGTGTTAAATTTGAGCATAGGTGGACCTGATTACTTGGATCTCCCGTTTGTTGAAAAG ATATGGGAGATAACagcaaataatataatcatggTTTCTGCAATTGGAAATGATGGACCACTTTAtggaactttgaacaatccaGCTGATCAAAGTGATGTTATTGGTGTTGGTGGTATTGACTATAGTGACCATATAGCCTCCTTTTCCTCACGTGGCATGAGTACGTGGGAGCTTCCTCATGG TTATGGCCGTGTAAAGCCAGACATAGTTGCATATGGACGGGACATTATGGGATCAAAAATTAGTGCAGGCTGTAAAAGCTTATCAGGAACTAGTGTTGCAAGTCCTGTAGTTGCTGGTGTTGTATGTTTGCTTGTCAGTGTCATTCCTGAATCTGAGAGAAAAAGTATCTTAAACCCAGCAAGCATGAAACAAGCATTGGTTGAGGGTGCTGCAAAGCTTTCTGGGCCTAACATGTATGAGCAGGGTGCTGGCAGAGTTGATCT GTTAGCATCGTATGAGATTCTTAAGAGCTACAAACCTAGGACGAGCATATTTCCCAGTGTTCTTGATTATACAGATTGTCCTTACACATGGCCATTTTGTCGTCAGCCACTCTATGCAGGTGCCATGCCTGTCATCTTCAATGCCACCATTTTGAATGGAATGGGTGTGATTGGATACATTGAAAGTCCACCAACATGGCACCCTTTTGATGAAGAAGGGAATCTTCTAAGCATACATTTTACTTATTCGGAGATAATTTGGCCTTGGACTGGTTATTTGGCTCTTCACATGCAGATCAAGGAAGAAGGTGCACAGTTTTCTGGTAAGATTGAAGGTAATGTAACTCTTAAGGTTTCTAGCCCTCCAGCTCAAGGAGAGAAGGACCCTCAAGTTAGCATTTGTGtgcttcaattaaaattaaaagtggtACCAACACCACAACGATCTAAACGAATTTTGTGGGATCAGTTTCACAATATCAAATACCCACCTGGATATATTCCTAGAGATTCCTTGGACGTTCGTAATGACATTCTTGATTGGCACGGGGATCATCTACATACAAATTTTCACATCATGTTCAACATGTTACGAGATGCTGGTTACTATATTGAAACACTTGGTTCTCCTCTTACATGTTTTGATGCTCGGCATTATGGTACACTTTTGTTGGTGGATCTTGAGGATGAGTACTTTCCTGAGGAGattgaaaaactaaaagatGATGTTGTAAATACTGGATTGGGATTAGCTGTCTTTGCTGAGTGGTATAATGTAGATTCCATGGTAAAGATGAGATTCTTTGATGACAATACACGGAGCTGGTGGACGCCAGTCACTGGAGGTGCTAACATTCCTGCACTTAATGATCTTTTGGCTCCATTTGGGATTGCTTTTGGAGATAAGATTTTGAGTggtgatttttcacttttggGTGAGCAGAATCGATATGCATCTGGGACAAATATAGTGAGGTTTCCAAGGGATGGTTATGTGCATAGCTTTCCCTTAGATAGTTCAGAAAATGGAGCCACACAGAGTGTACTGCTAACTTCTGGCTCAACCAAG GCAGATTCTCCAATTCTTGGTCTCGTGGTAATGGGCGAAGGTCGCATAGCTGTGTATGGAGACTCCAATTGTTTGGATAGCAGTCATATGATAACAAATTGTTTTGCCCTTTTGAGGAAAATACTGGATTTTACCAGTGAAGATGTTAGAGATCCAACACTTTTCTCCGATTCAATTAAACAAGACTCTCCTTTATATGAAGCTGACAATCGATTGCCATCCCGCAGAACTGATGTAAATTTCTCTGCATATTCAGCTATTGTGGATAAGGAATTGATCTGTGGGACTGACACAAGATTTGAAATTTGGAAAACTAAAGGTTACAACTTGCAAGTAAGAGGAAGAAATAGAAGACTGCCCGGTTATCCTATCATTGATTTGGGAAGGGGTTTCAATTCATCCTCTGGCACTTCTAACATTAAGCAAACCAAGTTGAACGTaagaagaaaggatgattcTCTGGGGAACAGGTACTTGGGCCTGTTCTATGGAGATGAG CCTGATGCACCTGTGTTGGTTGTTGGTCATTGGTTGGTTCCTTTTGTTGTTGCATTAACTG GTATTTTGCTATTGAGTTTTTGGCGCATTCGTCAAAAGAGGCGAAGACGAAGAAAAGGATCAAGTTCTGGTAGATTGGCCAATATAGTTTAG